Below is a genomic region from uncultured Sunxiuqinia sp..
GCTTCTTTCAGTGTATGCTCAAACGCTTTCATCCACTCGTCCGACTGAAAAACCAAGGATTCATCCTCATAACCTTTCACGCCATAAATCGGAGTAATCTCCAATCCTCCAAAGCCATTTGCCTGAATCTCTTCCATATTGGCTGTAAGATCTGAATTGTTTACAGCGCTACCATGCCACCACCAGCGAGTCCATGGTTTGGTCTCGTTTGTTGTCTCAGGCCATTTTGGCTCTGAAACCGATTGCTCAGCGTTACAAGCAATAAGGCTTATTAGCACAAGGCAGCTAACAAGGGTTTTAAAACTGTACATCGTATGTATTCGTCTAGTTGATTTCATAAGTTTCCATTTATTTTGAAGGGCTGATTTCAACGGCATAGATATCTGAATGCCCTTCGAAATTCGACCGAAAAATAATCCATTTGCCATCGGGAGAAAAATGGACATTCGGTTCCAAATCGTAATCATGATGTTGCATGTTCACCAGTTTTTCTGAACGGAAATGATCTCCCTCGGGATGAAAGAGATAAACCCATTTGCCATCTTCTGCTTTGGCAACCTGGCTGGGATCACCACCATCTCCGGCAAACAGTTTTTGATCGGGCGAAATAGTAAAGTGAATCGACCATTCGTCGCGAGTGAGTGAATATCTTTTTTCTTCTAGGGTGTTCACATCTACTCCACTTAAAAAGAAAGTGCCCCCGCGTGGCATCTGCAAATCGAACCAAATGCGTTTTCCTTCCGGCCCAAAGAATTCATGTCCGGCAATCTCCATCTCCATGGTTCGTTTGTGCATTAACTGAGGCTCTCCTTCATTAATATTAATTGACCAAATCCGATTGACCTTATGCCAGGGTCCTTCGTGGCAAAACATAAGTAATTCCGGATCAACTGGCGAAAACTGAATATGATTTAGCCAGGCATTCTCGGAATATATCTTTTTAAAATCACCACTTTCAACATCTATTATAAAGAGTGATCGTCTTAAGCGTGCTTCGTAAATTAGATTAAAATAGTCGTGTTTTTTTGGATTTTGACGGAAAAGCTCCCGTTCTTTTGGCGAGCTTACAGCTCCTGCCAATAAGCTTTCATCGACATTTAAAGTTGTGATGTGCGCCCTAATACTGTCGGGAAAAACATAAACCAAACGAGTCACTTTATCTTCAACACCCGTTGCAAAAACACTATCGCCACATTGGTAAAATACTTGACGGCTTTGAGCTGCAACAATTTCACCTGAAACACCTTTTTTACTCGTGATTTGCTGAGTTTCTTTGTTTTTTAAATCGACTGAAAATAGCTGACTTTCTCCATCGACAGTACCATAAAAAATCATTTTCCCATTTTCAGTCTCCGTTGCTGGCAAAAACGGATTGTTATGAAAATAGAAGCTTCTGTTGTCTCCATCGCGCGGAGTCAGATGAATTAGCTTATGCCCGGTATCTTTATCAATCCAAGCATCGGGCATAGGTAAATTGGCTCCAGTTTCGAGAACCGGAAGCTTTGGAGTGCAAGCAATGCATCCAGAAAACAGCGCGAATAGTAAAATTAGTTTCATCATGGTTTTCTAAGTTTAATTAGTCCACTCTTCCCGCGCCTCCAATCCGCTCATTTTATACTCCTTAGAGGTCATTTCGACTGACTCCTGATATAAGGTATTAAAGTTAGGTAATTTTAGCTTACTTCCTTTTCTCAAAAAGATGGGAATTTGATATACCGGGGCATCAACTTCAACAGATTGCCCTCCTTCTAATTCTTGATTTGTCCAAAGATTTACCCATGTTTCTCCGGTTGGTAAGTAAACCAGCTTCTTTGTTTGACCATTTTCCCAAACTGCGGAAACCAGCAAATCATCTCCCAGCATATAGGTGGTCCAGTCATTCCAGCTTTCCGGCTGGTTCGGATATTCCAAGAACATCGGGCGCGCAATAGGCATTCCCGTTTCACTGGCTATTTTAGAATATTCATAAACATAGTCAATCAAGTTCATTCGAAGCTTCGAATAGAAACGCCAAATAGCTAACAACTCATGATCGAAAGACGGTTCGTAATCCATCGCCCAAAAACCAAGATTATTGGTTGGCCCTACTTCCATGATTGGAGAAAAACAAGAAAATCCCATCCAGCGCATGGTTGCTTCGCGCTCCATTCGCTTGGGGTAGCCACCTGTATCTGACCCCCAATTGGGATAGCCCATTACCGCACACCGTTGCATGCCAATGATGGCCGAGCGCAATCCCTCCTGAGGGTTGCCGGTATCGCCAGCCCACATAGCTCCATACTTCGCACTTCCGGTATATTGAGCACGTGGAAACAACACAAAATCGTCATCCAAAATCGGTTTCACTGCTTCGTAGGTCGCTTTTACATACTGTCTCGGGTAATCATTAAAATTCTCCCGATATGTCGTTTCAATCGAAGTTTCCAAATGCAGGCTGTCTGTCAGCTTTTCTCCATCAGCACGATCCAACTTGAACCCTTTCACTCCCATTTTAGCTAATTTCCCGGGACCATTTTCGCCCCACCACTTCACAGCTTCTTCATTCGTGAAGTCCATCAAAACCTGACGCGAGTTTTTCCATTGCTTGCTTTCCAGATTAAATCCACGTTCTTCAGCCACATCCGCCATGTCTCCCATTACAAAAGGGCCAATCCAAAGCATCACTTCAATCTCCTTCTTGTTCAGCCATTGAATCATTTCCTCAAACTGAGGTAACCGTTCTTCGTCAATTAAATAATCGTCGAATCCCCTGACTCCAGGCCCCCATGGACGATCAATCCAGTACGCTGTCATTGGGATATCATACGCTTCCATCATCAACACATCTTCAACCAATTCGGAATTATAAGGTGCCTCTACCGTTGATCCGTCGATGTATTTAATACGATTAACATGTTCGTCACGCCAACGCCACGGGCCGAAAACCCAACGCGGTGGTACAAATGACGGTCCTGTTTCCAACGCATGACGTTTTACCAATTCTGCCGGATTTTCATCCATCATTAATGAAAAAGCAAATTCTGGCCCTTCAAAAGAAATAGTTACCAAGTCGGAATTGGTTTTACAAAAATCGATCACTCCAGGCCAAGTGCCATGCGCAAAGAATGAATAATTCCCAGATGAAATATAAAATGGAGCATAGGCCGAAACGGTTGGTTTTAATTTGACATCCACCTTTTCACCTCGAAGATTTAGGCCGGTTGCAATTCCTTCAGCCCAGGATTCAGTTTGCTTGCCATCAACAACTCGTTCAAAAGCTCCGGTGAAGTATTCATCGGAATCTGCCGCCAGGTTTAAAACCCAAGCCGATGGCTGACTTTCTGATCCTTCGAGCTTCAGCGTAAGTTCAACTTCCTTTTCCTTTTCAACAATATGAAGAATAATCTCTTTTCCATCATTTTCCCATTGATAGTTTTTTTCTGTCGATGAAACTAAATTTATTTCCGGAGTACCTTTTATCCAAAATGTTGCATCGTCTAACTGGTATCCAATGGCACCGGAGTTACCAGAAGCAGTAAACTTCAGTTCACTGCCATAAGGATTTAGAATTTGTAGTTCGGTATAAGAATCGCTCCCCACATTCGACACCGCTATTCTTTTCGGTGAATGACATTTATTTAAACAAAATAAGAAACAGATTGACGAAAGGATCAGGAATAGGTTCAAGGTTTTAGTATTCATGATTAGTGCAAATATTCAATTTAAGTTCGGTTAACTTACTATCAAAAGATAATTGTCAAAAATGGTGAAAATCAGATCTCTTCGACCAGTATTTTTGTACGAAAATACTGGCACAAACTGTTTCCGGTGCGACTTTAGAATAAAAGATAACAACACCCCCAAAAATTCGATACAAACATATGTACTTGAAAAATCACAACTAATCGAACAAATAATTAGATTTCCTGTGCTTTTCTATAATCTCTTTTAGATTTTGAAGGGTAAATAACAAGCAGAAAAGTTGACTGATTTTTCTGCTTACAATTTGCTTTTCATTTGTGCTGCCTTATCCTCTTTTGACTGCTTTTTATAAATTTGATACAGCGAATTTGCAACCTGTTTGTCGTTAGGATAATCTTTCATAGCCTCTTCTAACACCACTCGTGCTTTTTCGTAAATGGTATCAATATTCTCCAATTTCCGCTTGATTCTCACGTAGTCTTCGATGTTGGCTTTTTTATTCGACTCGTAATTTTCAACAGCCTCTGCGTTTAATGCATCGGCCTGTTCGAAAAGAGTTATTCCTAACATCTTCGTAGCCTTTTTGTAGCTTGGATTTTGTTGATGAATCGTTTCAAAAAGATCGATTGCCTGATCGTATTTTTTCAATCTTTCCAACGAAAAA
It encodes:
- a CDS encoding oligogalacturonate lyase family protein; this encodes MMKLILLFALFSGCIACTPKLPVLETGANLPMPDAWIDKDTGHKLIHLTPRDGDNRSFYFHNNPFLPATETENGKMIFYGTVDGESQLFSVDLKNKETQQITSKKGVSGEIVAAQSRQVFYQCGDSVFATGVEDKVTRLVYVFPDSIRAHITTLNVDESLLAGAVSSPKERELFRQNPKKHDYFNLIYEARLRRSLFIIDVESGDFKKIYSENAWLNHIQFSPVDPELLMFCHEGPWHKVNRIWSININEGEPQLMHKRTMEMEIAGHEFFGPEGKRIWFDLQMPRGGTFFLSGVDVNTLEEKRYSLTRDEWSIHFTISPDQKLFAGDGGDPSQVAKAEDGKWVYLFHPEGDHFRSEKLVNMQHHDYDLEPNVHFSPDGKWIIFRSNFEGHSDIYAVEISPSK
- a CDS encoding TIM-barrel domain-containing protein, with amino-acid sequence MNTKTLNLFLILSSICFLFCLNKCHSPKRIAVSNVGSDSYTELQILNPYGSELKFTASGNSGAIGYQLDDATFWIKGTPEINLVSSTEKNYQWENDGKEIILHIVEKEKEVELTLKLEGSESQPSAWVLNLAADSDEYFTGAFERVVDGKQTESWAEGIATGLNLRGEKVDVKLKPTVSAYAPFYISSGNYSFFAHGTWPGVIDFCKTNSDLVTISFEGPEFAFSLMMDENPAELVKRHALETGPSFVPPRWVFGPWRWRDEHVNRIKYIDGSTVEAPYNSELVEDVLMMEAYDIPMTAYWIDRPWGPGVRGFDDYLIDEERLPQFEEMIQWLNKKEIEVMLWIGPFVMGDMADVAEERGFNLESKQWKNSRQVLMDFTNEEAVKWWGENGPGKLAKMGVKGFKLDRADGEKLTDSLHLETSIETTYRENFNDYPRQYVKATYEAVKPILDDDFVLFPRAQYTGSAKYGAMWAGDTGNPQEGLRSAIIGMQRCAVMGYPNWGSDTGGYPKRMEREATMRWMGFSCFSPIMEVGPTNNLGFWAMDYEPSFDHELLAIWRFYSKLRMNLIDYVYEYSKIASETGMPIARPMFLEYPNQPESWNDWTTYMLGDDLLVSAVWENGQTKKLVYLPTGETWVNLWTNQELEGGQSVEVDAPVYQIPIFLRKGSKLKLPNFNTLYQESVEMTSKEYKMSGLEAREEWTN